The Paenibacillus tianjinensis genome has a window encoding:
- a CDS encoding multidrug effflux MFS transporter, with amino-acid sequence MIREKMDNRVLPAEGPSRKQRLQLVLILGAVATIGPLSIDMYLPALPELGKHFGTSAALVQLSLTFFLLGLASGQLVAGPLSDVHGRRRPLLIGMLIYTVSSLLCAFSPSIGLLVVLRFIQGFAGSVGVVISRAAVRDLYSGSELTRFFSLLMIVNGLGPIFAPIIGGQLLRVTSWQGVFIVLFCAGLLFCAMILLGLPETLPKERRVRSGLRRTLLTFRGLLGNGRFMGYALSQGFVTAAMFAYISGSSFILQNMFGVSPQMYSLIFAVNGFGIILSGQIAGRLSGRLGERKLLASGLALCTLGGVMLLAAVLAGGGLLPILICLFAVVSSVGLVSTTSFSLAMQDQGESAGSASALLGLLPLLLGGCVAPLVGLGGDETAIPMAVVIAGAGLCSILSYLLLCRKGGQR; translated from the coding sequence ATGATCAGAGAAAAAATGGATAACCGCGTGCTCCCGGCAGAGGGGCCATCCCGGAAACAGAGGCTGCAGCTGGTACTCATTCTGGGGGCCGTTGCGACGATTGGCCCTTTGTCGATTGACATGTATCTGCCTGCCCTGCCGGAGCTCGGCAAGCATTTCGGAACCAGTGCTGCGTTGGTGCAGCTTAGTCTGACCTTCTTTCTGCTGGGACTGGCTTCCGGTCAACTGGTGGCCGGACCGCTCAGCGATGTCCATGGCCGCCGCCGTCCGCTGCTGATCGGCATGCTGATCTATACCGTATCTTCATTGCTGTGTGCATTCAGCCCCTCTATCGGGCTGCTGGTCGTGCTGCGCTTCATCCAGGGCTTTGCCGGCTCTGTAGGAGTAGTCATCTCGCGGGCGGCGGTCCGTGACCTGTACAGCGGCTCAGAATTAACCAGGTTCTTCTCACTCCTGATGATTGTCAACGGGCTGGGGCCGATTTTTGCACCGATTATCGGGGGGCAGCTGCTGAGAGTAACCTCCTGGCAAGGGGTGTTCATTGTGCTCTTTTGCGCCGGGCTGCTCTTCTGCGCGATGATTCTGCTGGGGTTGCCGGAGACGCTGCCGAAGGAGCGGCGCGTGAGAAGCGGGCTTAGAAGGACACTGCTTACCTTCCGCGGACTGCTCGGCAACGGACGGTTTATGGGCTATGCCCTTTCCCAGGGGTTTGTTACTGCAGCGATGTTCGCGTATATTTCGGGTTCTTCCTTTATCCTGCAGAATATGTTCGGGGTCTCTCCGCAAATGTACAGTCTGATCTTTGCCGTTAACGGGTTCGGTATTATCCTCTCCGGACAGATTGCCGGCAGATTGTCCGGGAGACTTGGTGAGAGGAAGCTGCTTGCCAGCGGTCTTGCACTCTGCACGCTCGGCGGAGTAATGCTGCTGGCTGCGGTTCTGGCCGGAGGCGGCCTGCTCCCGATCCTGATCTGCCTGTTCGCTGTGGTCTCGAGCGTCGGATTGGTCAGCACGACCAGCTTCTCGCTGGCCATGCAGGACCAGGGTGAATCGGCAGGAAGCGCCTCGGCGCTGCTCGGACTATTGCCGCTGCTGCTGGGCGGCTGCGTGGCTCCGCTGGTCGGTCTTGGCGGCGACGAAACGGCAATTCCGATGGCGGTAGTCATCGCAGGGGCCGGTCTTTGCTCCATCCTGTCCTATCTGCTGCTCTGCAGGAAGGGGGGGCAGCGATGA
- a CDS encoding alpha/beta hydrolase, which translates to MIHIFKKGTDATLPTLVLFHGTGGNEHDLIPLAEMLSPGSSVLGIRGNVLENGMPRYFRRLAEGVFDEEDLIFRTHEVNQFLDSAAAQYGFDSSNLVAVGYSNGANIAGSLLFHYGSIFRSAVLLHPMVPLRGLTLPSLAGVSVFIGAGTNDPLIKAEETRELEQLLQGAGADVTAHWGNQGHRLSTAEVEAARNWLGQHMN; encoded by the coding sequence ATGATTCATATCTTTAAAAAAGGTACGGATGCCACTCTGCCGACCCTCGTATTATTCCATGGCACCGGCGGCAATGAGCATGATCTGATTCCGCTGGCGGAAATGCTGTCTCCCGGCTCCTCAGTGCTGGGTATCCGGGGAAATGTGCTGGAGAATGGCATGCCGCGTTACTTCCGCCGCCTCGCTGAAGGGGTATTCGATGAGGAGGATCTGATCTTCCGTACCCATGAGGTGAATCAGTTCCTGGACAGTGCCGCAGCCCAGTACGGCTTCGACAGCAGCAATCTCGTCGCCGTCGGCTACTCCAACGGAGCCAACATTGCCGGCAGCCTGCTCTTCCATTACGGAAGCATCTTCCGCTCTGCGGTGCTGCTACATCCGATGGTTCCGCTGCGGGGTCTGACATTGCCTTCCCTTGCCGGTGTCTCCGTATTCATCGGGGCGGGAACCAATGACCCGCTGATCAAGGCAGAGGAAACCCGGGAGCTGGAGCAGCTGCTGCAGGGAGCAGGAGCGGACGTGACCGCCCACTGGGGGAATCAAGGCCATCGCCTCAGTACAGCCGAGGTGGAGGCTGCCCGGAATTGGCTGGGTCAGCACATGAATTAA